A section of the Paenibacillus yonginensis genome encodes:
- a CDS encoding DNA primase family protein — protein MESIQSNSLTEEENLFQLIDYFQRVYGNYSKKDACLVISGKKGDSKSLSLSEAFLYPSELSRMAEFVYTKRNFYSLYVGIALQDKAKIAGGRGTADTAVAVPGFGGDFDYFQPGHHKAASIFPSKEAALQLIEKFPFSPSLLIHSGGGFQPQWLFTDLYLFDHPDKRVTYQKVSSRLQKWFRQQAPDVTIDNVGNCAQLFRIPFTKNFKVPDQPKTVELVYFNENRYSFEEIAAWLDEQETAGSKAALKSQSNHAKNNLADANKIIPKCGFMKEVTENQAHQTEPQWLSMGSILVHCENGKELIHKFSKQYPGYSREETEQKFARYWDERDDADSRTSVFRPHTCEHIESVSGACQTCPYLGKIKSPIALGYAKPEPEESIAMIKVAIEQFREAAESGQRPDDDVLVNLDVFERIIELEKNVETMVKAASLEKEIAQLVSLGKRGLQQYKKSLKIERLKSSEHADSQSPSRFFLPNINGFLEFKAALVAKEMMQEQYFAYENQTYLYQNGVYTTEAVDKAIDSMIMKKLGDDFTARRQRDVKLNLDARIYDECRVERESSSAEYKMRFVNVRNGLLDWRTGELFPHDPKFFMKNQLPVRWNPKADRWLAANFIHSVVPADTVPLIEEWLGYLLIPTVKYQKMLLIKGSGKNGKSKFLNYCRELLGDANVSYVELKEFEENRFKAAQLKDKLANIYADISFKRLASTHMIKNLVAGDEISAEEKGERAFPLRSYAKLMFSANDLPASSDTTDGFFRRFFIVPFNKKFTKDNEDVELDTKLGSTPYLESLLVLAVDGLRRLEANKRFSESESVRKEMEIFEYENKPVVQFLEDECILHDNREDRTNSVSKEKLFTAYRNWCERTGRSIMNTTNFFKQLYRETEITREKHEFQPRINGKQIRYISGITLQEEEEDENPFDL, from the coding sequence ATGGAGTCCATTCAGTCAAACTCCCTTACTGAAGAAGAAAATCTATTCCAGTTGATCGATTATTTTCAAAGAGTATACGGCAATTATAGCAAGAAGGATGCTTGTCTGGTCATCTCCGGGAAGAAAGGCGATTCCAAAAGCCTAAGTCTTTCAGAAGCGTTTTTGTATCCTTCGGAATTATCGCGAATGGCTGAGTTCGTTTACACAAAGCGGAATTTCTATAGCCTTTATGTCGGGATTGCTTTGCAAGACAAAGCAAAGATTGCTGGCGGCAGGGGAACTGCCGATACGGCTGTAGCTGTTCCAGGTTTCGGAGGAGATTTTGACTATTTCCAGCCGGGACATCATAAAGCGGCAAGTATCTTTCCTTCCAAGGAAGCGGCGTTACAGCTGATTGAGAAGTTTCCGTTCTCGCCAAGTCTCTTGATTCATTCTGGCGGCGGATTCCAGCCACAATGGCTATTTACCGATTTGTACCTGTTCGATCATCCAGATAAACGAGTGACTTATCAAAAGGTCAGTTCCCGACTTCAAAAGTGGTTCCGACAGCAAGCTCCTGACGTAACCATTGATAATGTGGGAAACTGCGCTCAACTGTTTCGCATACCCTTCACCAAGAATTTTAAAGTGCCTGATCAGCCTAAAACGGTGGAATTGGTTTATTTTAATGAAAACCGGTATTCGTTTGAAGAGATAGCGGCATGGTTAGATGAGCAAGAAACGGCTGGTTCCAAAGCTGCTCTGAAATCTCAAAGTAATCATGCGAAAAATAACCTCGCAGACGCAAATAAGATTATCCCTAAGTGCGGCTTTATGAAAGAGGTCACGGAAAACCAGGCTCATCAAACGGAGCCGCAATGGCTAAGCATGGGTTCGATTCTTGTCCATTGTGAGAATGGCAAGGAGTTGATTCATAAGTTTTCGAAGCAGTATCCCGGCTACAGTCGGGAAGAAACGGAACAGAAGTTTGCACGGTATTGGGATGAACGTGACGATGCCGATTCGCGTACATCCGTTTTCCGTCCGCATACCTGTGAGCATATCGAGTCGGTTTCCGGCGCATGTCAGACTTGTCCTTACTTGGGAAAGATCAAATCTCCGATTGCTTTGGGCTATGCGAAGCCCGAACCAGAAGAGAGCATTGCGATGATCAAGGTTGCCATTGAACAGTTCCGTGAAGCCGCAGAAAGCGGACAGAGGCCGGATGATGATGTTTTGGTAAATTTGGATGTATTCGAACGAATTATAGAGCTTGAGAAAAACGTTGAAACGATGGTAAAGGCGGCTTCGCTGGAAAAGGAAATCGCTCAGCTTGTTAGTTTGGGGAAACGAGGTTTGCAGCAGTACAAGAAAAGCCTGAAGATCGAACGACTTAAATCAAGCGAACATGCAGATAGTCAATCCCCAAGCCGCTTTTTCCTTCCCAACATCAACGGGTTTTTAGAGTTTAAAGCAGCTTTGGTGGCGAAAGAAATGATGCAGGAGCAGTATTTTGCTTATGAAAATCAAACCTATCTGTACCAGAACGGTGTTTACACGACTGAAGCTGTGGACAAGGCTATTGATTCGATGATTATGAAAAAACTCGGTGACGATTTTACGGCTAGACGGCAAAGGGATGTGAAGTTAAACCTTGATGCCCGCATCTATGATGAATGCCGAGTCGAACGTGAAAGTTCGTCGGCCGAATATAAAATGCGGTTCGTGAATGTCAGAAACGGCTTATTAGACTGGAGAACGGGAGAACTGTTTCCCCATGACCCCAAGTTTTTTATGAAAAATCAACTGCCGGTAAGGTGGAATCCCAAAGCAGATCGATGGCTTGCGGCCAATTTTATTCATTCCGTGGTTCCCGCTGATACAGTGCCGTTGATAGAGGAGTGGTTAGGATACTTGCTCATACCTACAGTAAAGTATCAGAAGATGCTATTGATCAAAGGCAGTGGGAAAAACGGGAAGTCCAAGTTCCTGAATTATTGCAGAGAGCTACTAGGAGATGCCAACGTATCCTACGTAGAGTTAAAAGAGTTTGAAGAGAATCGCTTCAAAGCGGCGCAGCTTAAGGATAAGCTCGCCAATATCTATGCAGACATTAGTTTTAAGCGGCTGGCATCAACCCACATGATTAAGAATTTGGTAGCCGGTGACGAAATATCGGCTGAAGAGAAAGGGGAACGGGCTTTCCCACTGCGCTCTTATGCGAAGCTTATGTTCTCCGCTAACGATTTACCTGCGAGTTCAGATACAACCGATGGCTTTTTTCGTCGTTTTTTCATCGTACCGTTCAATAAAAAATTTACCAAGGATAATGAAGATGTTGAACTTGACACGAAGCTTGGTTCGACTCCATATTTAGAGTCCTTGTTAGTATTGGCGGTTGATGGCCTGCGGCGGCTTGAAGCAAATAAACGATTCAGTGAAAGTGAATCGGTCAGAAAAGAGATGGAAATCTTCGAATATGAGAACAAGCCTGTGGTTCAATTCCTCGAAGATGAATGCATTTTGCATGATAATCGGGAAGATCGTACAAACAGTGTATCCAAGGAAAAACTGTTTACGGCTTACCGTAATTGGTGCGAACGAACAGGAAGAAGCATTATGAATACCACCAATTTCTTCAAACAGCTTTATAGAGAGACAGAAATCACTCGAGAGAAACATGAATTCCAGCCTCGAATTAACGGAAAGCAGATTCGTTATATTTCTGGAATCACACTTCAGGAGGAAGAAGAGGACGAAAATCCGTTTGATCTGTAA